GTCAAGAGAATTTTTTCTTAGAGGTTCATTGGTCTGTGGAAATCTTTCCCTTGGAGAGCAACAGAGAAAGggttgttgaatatttttaaggtggagttagatagattcttgactgacagGGGAGTTAAAGGGTATGGGGtagtcaggaaagtggagttcaggccacaattagatcagccaagtGACAGAGCAAAgttgaggagccaaatggcccactcctactCCAAGTTCGTATGTTCGGTAAGCTAAGAGAAAATACCACAGAAATCCCTGTTTATCAGCCACGGAAGGTGGCAAGTGAGGAGACCTTATGGAAAGATGCATATCCTGGAAGGGTGCATATGGCAGTTACTAAAGAGCATAgtcaaaacataaaatgctgaataaactcagcaggtctgggagcatctttggagagaaacagagttaacattttgggtctAAATGATCAGTCATTTAgacccaaaatgttaactgtgttcatctctccacagatgccaccagacctgctgagtttattcagcattttctgtttttatttcagatttccagcatccgcaatattttgcttttactgaaGAGTGTAGGTTGTGCTCTCAGTAATCAGCTGTGGGTGGGGCAATGGAAACATGAACACATTGGGAGAATTGAACAGATGCAAGGCCTGGTTAAGGGGGAAAGAAGGCATTGCATCTTCTTGAGTGGTAAACTGAAATGATTTTGCGACTTTAaggagaggtggtggtggggagatgAGGGGTGAATACATCACACAACCAGAGTGCAGCCATCCACATACCACAACACAAGGCTTTTGCAGATATCGAGATTTCAGATATGCATTCAAAGAGAACTCAACCTCACTTAGAACCAAGTGTTGCTTAAGGTAGCTTAAATAGAAAGGTCAAACAATATTGACTTCATTGACAGCTgaggaccagcagcagacagATCAGTTAACATCTCAGATACAAGGATCCTGACCCAAGTGTAACTTCTTTCCTGCTGATGCGACTTTAGCAGTGTGATTTACCCCAGCCTTCCAACATTCTTTTCTATTTATTGGGATAATCAAATAGACAGAGGTCGGAGAGGCTGGGGGTGCTCTCCTCAAGAACTGGGAAATTTAgtaaggagatttaatagaggtgttcaaaattgtgaAGGATTTTTTGATAAATAAAAGAGAAACGGTTCCTGCGGGCAAATGAGTTGGTAATTCGCAAAGGAAATGGCGGGGAGATAAGAATTTGTTTCTTTTTTACACAATgagttgctgtgatctggaatgtgttgcATTAAAAAATGGTGGGAGCGGATTTAATTGTAACGCTCAAAAGTGAACTGAATAAATActtaaaaaggaaaaatgtgcaagtCTATAGGGGGGAGAGCAgatggagtgggactaattggatagctctttcaaagagctggtacaagcccaatgggccaaatggcctcctccttgtgctgcatgattgtgtgtgtgtgatggcttttttaaaaaaaagcagaagGTGGAGGTGCAGCAAGTACAGGGTAAGTCTCCGTTGTGAATGCAAGCCTTTAatctcaaatacacacacaaaaaaattgtTCCTTTTCCTCTCGTCATTAAATAAGGCACTGTTCTTTTCAATTTGCATTTGCAGCTCTCGTTATCAGTTTTAAGCTGGGgcaatattttatatatatataatatatatataaaaaatcaAAACAGGAGAAAGAAAACAATACTATTCATAGCACCGTATAAAAACTCTATTCACAGTTGGGGGAAGCTCCCTGTATTCTCTTTACAACAAGCTACCTGCTTACGtgcttaaaaaaataaaattaaaatcacaCTCGAGTTCTTTCCTCTGCGATTTCAAAGACTTGCTTCAAGATTATAAAAAGCAGCTTCGACAATTAATGCTCTCTCTGCAGTCAACTATTATCTTCTTTGTTGCTGTTGTACAAAGACACAATAATTTACAGTTAGTCCTTCGGTAAGCGCGTCATTTTGCGTCAGTCCGCTTGCGTTTGTTGGGAACTGGGTCTCTCTTCTCATTTAGTTTCCGTTTCTTTTTGTGCGTGGCTTCAGAGGAGATTTCACCCTTACGTTTGCGTCTGGCTGGGGTGGCCGCCTTGTTTCTCTTTTTGTCATCAGTCTTACCCCCCCGCTTGGTCTTGGCCAAAGATGCTGCTGTCTTCTTGGTGGGTTTCATCTGACGCTCTTTGCTGCTGCTGCCTTTCACCTTTTTGGCTTTGGCTCTGTCTCGGCTCTGGGGCAGTTTCTTGCCCCTTGCAATGGTTTTCAGGCCAGAATATCTCTTCTCTGGAACATGGGCCTTACCGCCGGCAGCAGTTTTTTTGGGGACTGGTGGCTTGACAGAGCTGCCCTCCACTCGGGACTTACGATTTGCTGACAACTGCTTGGGGGTGAATTTGGACGGAGGTGCAGGAGGCCCTGCCTCGGACTTGCTGCTCTTTACTCGTCCCTTACGGAGTCCCTTGACAGAGGTGTTCTTAGGTGCCTTCCTCTTCCCTTTGCCCTCAGGTTTCGGAGGGGCAGTGGGAAGAAGCGCTCCACGTGAGTCCAGCTGGGTCTGCGAGGTCAGCTTGGGTGAGACCATGGGGTTCATGCAGACGCTTTTGTGTTTGGCTAGGAGCTTCCTCCCTGCTTGCTCTTTCCCCTGCTGCAATTTGTGTAGCTTGCCCCTCATGTTGGAATACTTCCGCAGGATCCAAGCGCTAACCGGCTTCTTCAGCCCCAAATGCTTGGAGGGTTGGGGTGCTGTCCTGTTGCTGGGTGACCTGCCTCCCTCAACAGAGGTGCTTTCCACTTTGGCCAGAAAGAGATCCCTGGGAGCCAGGCCTTCTCCAGCATCTAGCGAGAGGTCCCATTGCTGCTGCTGCCCAGCTCCATCTGCTCCTGTGGCGGCACTCCGCTGCACATGGTCCAGCAAGGCCCGGGTCTTACAATTGTTCCGAGCAGGGGAGGCCACAGCAAACTTTTTCAGGTGCTTTTTCAGCCGCTCCGCCTGGGGACTGGGGAACAGGCCAACCATGGAGTTCTTCTGGAGGAAGGTTTTGGTTTTCATGGTCTCCACCGGATTCCGGGCACTGACATTTTTGACAATGATCAGAGACCTGGTCTCGGTCGTTTCCATGAACCACTTACAGATGCTGGCAAGGTTGAAATTGGTCACAAAGAGTTTCTGCACAGGGGATATTTTGTGGTCATAAAGTCCTCGCGCTTTCCGTGCCCTCTTCTTGCTTTTCCAGATTTCCTTGAGCCGGTCGGACTTGGATTTGGTTTTCTGCATCACTGGCACTTCCTTCTCCATCTGAATCCAAGCCTTGTGAATGTTCTCGTACGTGGCATTCAGGGTGGTGATTAGTTCTTGATTTTCATCCTCTGAGCACCAGTCCAAAAACTTTGGCCGACTCACTTCTGGAGCATCGGGGTCATTCACACCTAACAATTCTGAATCTTCATTCTCCTGGAGAGCTCCAGTGGATTGATTTAGGCTTGGGCATTTGCTGTCCTCTTGTAGCACAGCCATTTCTGGTTCAGTCTTGGGCAGATTTGGGAATCTCAAGGTGCGAGACCCTCCAACAACCTTCTTATCTCCTGGTGGCACTTTTGAAGCTGTTCCCTTCGCTGCTTGATGCAGTGATCCAAAATTGGTTGACCTTCTCGTAAGGCTTCCTTTTGCCCACCTTGAGTTCTCTTTACAGGTATCTGCCTTCCATGAGCTTGACCGCTGTCGGTTCGCAGGAGAGATTTCATCCATGGGGCCATTGGAAGACTCAGAATCCCGATCACTTCCAACTTTTTGAATGGAGAAGGAAACTTTCCGCTCTTCAGAGGATTTTGTATCCACACAGACCTCAAGAATATGATTTTGTCCATAGTGTGTGCTGTCAcagatagaactgtcatcaatcaGCTCTTCATCTTCAAAGCTTTCAAGCTTCGCCAGAAGATCCTTGGAGGCTTGCTTGACTGCTACCTTTCTTGTTTTGCAAAATTCTTGCTCTGACGTGGTAATAAGAGACTCATGTACTCTGCTCTCCGGGTCAATAATGCTTTGCAAAAGAATTTTGTTGAAGCAGTCTGTTGGAAACTGAACCAATGCCACTCTGTTGACACACACCTCCCTTTTgtagcccctctcaccttgatttCTCAGGAGTTTTACATTGAGACAGGGTACCTGCAACCCATCAGCACAAACCAGCGGCTGCTCTTTATCACTGGGACAGGTCACAGTTTGTGGCCTAGACTGCTGACTCCGCAAACATCTGTCTGAAGAAGCAAGCTCCAGCTTTTTGCGCCACTTTCTCTTCTCTGACTTGCTTGGGTTAAGTGTCTTCTCCTTGTGGTGGCTTGCATGCTTTTCAGACTCAGAAGTTCTCCCAATAACAACATCTTTTTCACTCTTGTGGTTAATCTCATTTTTATCGAGGTCTTCCAACCTCCTCTTCTCCAAACCTGGGTCATTCACTGACCTCAATCTGTCAGCTCCTTGAAGAGGTTCTTTCAGCAACTCCAGTGTGGGTCCTCCTGGCACATTGCAACTGTTCTCGTCTTGACACGTGGAATCTATTTGTGGACATAAAACTTCCTTTGGAGTTACTGAACAAGGAACTGCTCCAGCTGGAACGCTGAGTATCTGCCCTGAGCTGCTGGACCCTTCTTGCTCAATTAATGATTTTTCTACCTGTACCTCATTCACTTCAGCAGATTCACCTGAATCTCCAGCTGCTGCTATTGGGCTGCTGGGAATGTTGTTCATCATTGCCTTGTCAGTGTTGGATATTTCAGTGTTGTCAGAGTGCTGATTGCTGCATTCCTGAGAGAGAATGGTATTAATTCCAATACTACCAGGACTGCTGCTCCCTTTATCCACAGATGACAACAGTTGGTTTTGGTTCTGGTTAGTTGGAACGGGCTCCGAATTGTTTGGACAGTCTGCTGTTGAGGATGTTCCCTCCATGTCTCCTCTTTCCTTAACTATTTGTTCCACTTTAGAAGGGCTCCATTGGGTCGTCCTGCACTCTTTCAGCAATCTCAATGGCTCAGTGCTCTCACTAGCACCAGCATTTTCTGGTGAGCTGTCAACAAGAGTTTGATAAACGGCACTTGTTGGGATGGGGTTGCCCGCTTGTGCATTCGAGACCAGTGTGTCCTTGATTTCCACAGAGTGTGTTTTGGAGCTGTAAGTGATGGTCTGATCCCTGGGCTTCCCGGACTCCCCTTGTGGGCTGTTCGCATTATGGGAAGGCGCCTCAGTCTCTTGCAATCGACAGGTCTGACTTGGTTTGACGACCAGCTCACCTTTGCTCTCTGAGCAACGAAAGTCTTGACTTTCTTCCGGCAAAACTTTTAACAGCAGGGGCTTTGAGTTCTCCTGAATGTCAGAGACCACAGGAACACCAATGGCCGGCACACTAACTGGCAGGATAAGTGCTTGCTTCGGAGTCACTGGGGTGGGTGGTATGGGGATCAAAGAGGGGCAGTTTCCCTTGCTTGCTTCTATTGTTGAGTTCTTGGCCAATGTACGGACAGTTTTTAGCTCCCAATATTCTTCATTACAGAGATGGCCACGTGTGCTTTTCCTTGCAGTTTTCCTACTGGAAGATAAGGACCTATGAGCATCAAAGCGACATTCTGTGATGGGCTTGCTGATGTAAACAATGTCACACTGGTTGTCGTGCTCATTCACATATTGGCACATGGTGGGCATAGGAGTCCGAGCCCGCAGCATAGACACCCTGGTGCTCTTTCTGGCTGtctttgtgggaggaacctggggCTTTAATCTCAGACGGCCATTGGTGTTGCGCACAGTGGTGCGCGGCTTCGAGACAGGCCAGCAATCTTTGGCGCTCGTTTCCTTTGTGAGCACATGATTATCCTTGATCATTCTTTTGGTAGCACTAATATTTTCTCGAGGCCCTCCTTGAATTGGTGTGTGTTTAGTTGTTTTGTGATCTGTAGTGGCTCCGGAAGCACTCCGTGAACCATTCTGATTTTTGGTCAAATTCTTACTCAAGTTCAAAAGCTCTTCAGGGGGAGCTAGAAGTGATTCAACCTGAGCTTTGGCAGGAACTGCAGCCTCTGTGTTGCCCTCCTGACTGTTAGAACACACTTCTTCTATTCTGGCAACAGTACTGATGTGCGTACATTCATTGGAAGACTGATCCAGTTGTGAGTCACTGATCTCCTCCCTATTCACAGTTTCTTTTTGTAAAACTTCCACACTCCCCATTTGATTACAGTCAGTAGTACATACACTCATAGAGGAGAACCCTGCctcttcagtgcagtgtttgatACAATTCCCACTGCTACAGCAGCTTCTGGGTGTTGGTTTTTCAATGGAGGCAACATTGCTTGCTTCAGTTCCTACCAAGAGTACCTCCTCATGAGCAGGCCGTTTTTCCTCAATGCTTTCGCTGTTCAATTCATTTGGCGTTTGTATCTCTTGGCTTGATGAAGTACATGGTTGTAAAGCAGATCCTCTCCCAGCTCGGCCTTCAGGGTTTTTAGACTGTAGTTGGACAGCGGCTGGGTTGGAGGCAGCCATGTCCTCAACTAGTGATGATTCTAATGGCTCCTCAGTTGGACTCACTTCACTGCGCATGTAGCTTAATACACTCATAAACTGTATCTGATGATGTCTACACAGCTTAGCCATAAACTGGTCCAGGGAAGTCTGGGATTCTGTATGGAGTTGTGCCTCCTGCCTCGGTATCTTGTTGTTGctaaaaaaaagcaaagaaaaagGACATTTACACTTCTTAAAGGAACAGTTTAGACAACAGCTATGTGGCTTCCTTCTACCCAAATACCTCATCTCACTGGTTGCCACAGGCTGTGATTCTCTTGTTCTATTTATCTCAAGATATTTTGCATCAAGTTAATAAAACAATCTGCTTCGATTAACATTATTTAAAAAATCATCATTGTCCTCTGAAGTAATGATCAGTGTTTGGCATGGAGGTAAAATTACTCACTGGCCTGTTCAGTTTAAATTATGTGCATCTTTAAGTTTGGCTAAGGTTGTGGTTTCACTGGTGCAAAAACCCTAGATCACAACACCAATAGTGATTAGAATTGGTGGCTGGAGATATATACATGGCAAAACTCAAGGGACAATTATAGCTCTCAAGgccgagattgatagatttttgtacgGTAGGtgtatcaagagatatggggcaaggtcaggtaaatggagttgacgcacagatcagccatgttctgacTGAATGACAGAACATCTTTAAGACAGCGTATAATGACCTCCCCATACATTCACTGATATTGCACTAGATGTGCCAGCTTGGATTATGTGCACAAATCACTGAGTCTTGAATCTACTACATTCTTCAGACTCAAAAAATGTTCTCTCCAACACAGTATACGGTCACAATGGCAAAATGTACAAATGTTTTCATTTTGCCCCAGCA
Above is a genomic segment from Mustelus asterias chromosome 11, sMusAst1.hap1.1, whole genome shotgun sequence containing:
- the LOC144500329 gene encoding uncharacterized protein LOC144500329 isoform X2, with translation MASPCHRQQCSVERRGFRQELDSWRHKLIHCVGFESILEGLFGPRLLKDISLFEDCEPTGVSDWSFDENCLFCCLRREKVKEHLVSLDLPKLKVGEKAFSRQEQAKINHLEKQAEEFLNAVFQRKDSPWVVDPSIPLVAREIMHRMIRQFAAEYTSKTSTSQDSIVLTSTKDQSASKIPVLGASALNPVLSKLLMADQDRPLDLTVKKSNSESDNQDGVLDLSTKKNPCASNVSTSKSLSCSTSSILAKGNNKIPRQEAQLHTESQTSLDQFMAKLCRHHQIQFMSVLSYMRSEVSPTEEPLESSLVEDMAASNPAAVQLQSKNPEGRAGRGSALQPCTSSSQEIQTPNELNSESIEEKRPAHEEVLLVGTEASNVASIEKPTPRSCCSSGNCIKHCTEEAGFSSMSVCTTDCNQMGSVEVLQKETVNREEISDSQLDQSSNECTHISTVARIEEVCSNSQEGNTEAAVPAKAQVESLLAPPEELLNLSKNLTKNQNGSRSASGATTDHKTTKHTPIQGGPRENISATKRMIKDNHVLTKETSAKDCWPVSKPRTTVRNTNGRLRLKPQVPPTKTARKSTRVSMLRARTPMPTMCQYVNEHDNQCDIVYISKPITECRFDAHRSLSSSRKTARKSTRGHLCNEEYWELKTVRTLAKNSTIEASKGNCPSLIPIPPTPVTPKQALILPVSVPAIGVPVVSDIQENSKPLLLKVLPEESQDFRCSESKGELVVKPSQTCRLQETEAPSHNANSPQGESGKPRDQTITYSSKTHSVEIKDTLVSNAQAGNPIPTSAVYQTLVDSSPENAGASESTEPLRLLKECRTTQWSPSKVEQIVKERGDMEGTSSTADCPNNSEPVPTNQNQNQLLSSVDKGSSSPGSIGINTILSQECSNQHSDNTEISNTDKAMMNNIPSSPIAAAGDSGESAEVNEVQVEKSLIEQEGSSSSGQILSVPAGAVPCSVTPKEVLCPQIDSTCQDENSCNVPGGPTLELLKEPLQGADRLRSVNDPGLEKRRLEDLDKNEINHKSEKDVVIGRTSESEKHASHHKEKTLNPSKSEKRKWRKKLELASSDRCLRSQQSRPQTVTCPSDKEQPLVCADGLQVPCLNVKLLRNQGERGYKREVCVNRVALVQFPTDCFNKILLQSIIDPESRVHESLITTSEQEFCKTRKVAVKQASKDLLAKLESFEDEELIDDSSICDSTHYGQNHILEVCVDTKSSEERKVSFSIQKVGSDRDSESSNGPMDEISPANRQRSSSWKADTCKENSRWAKGSLTRRSTNFGSLHQAAKGTASKVPPGDKKVVGGSRTLRFPNLPKTEPEMAVLQEDSKCPSLNQSTGALQENEDSELLGVNDPDAPEVSRPKFLDWCSEDENQELITTLNATYENIHKAWIQMEKEVPVMQKTKSKSDRLKEIWKSKKRARKARGLYDHKISPVQKLFVTNFNLASICKWFMETTETRSLIIVKNVSARNPVETMKTKTFLQKNSMVGLFPSPQAERLKKHLKKFAVASPARNNCKTRALLDHVQRSAATGADGAGQQQQWDLSLDAGEGLAPRDLFLAKVESTSVEGGRSPSNRTAPQPSKHLGLKKPVSAWILRKYSNMRGKLHKLQQGKEQAGRKLLAKHKSVCMNPMVSPKLTSQTQLDSRGALLPTAPPKPEGKGKRKAPKNTSVKGLRKGRVKSSKSEAGPPAPPSKFTPKQLSANRKSRVEGSSVKPPVPKKTAAGGKAHVPEKRYSGLKTIARGKKLPQSRDRAKAKKVKGSSSKERQMKPTKKTAASLAKTKRGGKTDDKKRNKAATPARRKRKGEISSEATHKKKRKLNEKRDPVPNKRKRTDAK
- the LOC144500329 gene encoding uncharacterized protein LOC144500329 isoform X3, which gives rise to MASPCHRQQCSVERRGFRQELDSWRHKLIHCVGFESILEGLFGPRLLKDISLFEDSPWVVDPSIPLVAREIMHRMIRQFAAEYTSKTSTSQDSIVLTSTKDQSASKIPVLGASALNPVLSKLLMADQDRPLDLTVKKSNSESDNQDGVLDLSTKKNPCASNVSTSKSLSCSTSSILAKGNNKIPRQEAQLHTESQTSLDQFMAKLCRHHQIQFMSVLSYMRSEVSPTEEPLESSLVEDMAASNPAAVQLQSKNPEGRAGRGSALQPCTSSSQEIQTPNELNSESIEEKRPAHEEVLLVGTEASNVASIEKPTPRSCCSSGNCIKHCTEEAGFSSMSVCTTDCNQMGSVEVLQKETVNREEISDSQLDQSSNECTHISTVARIEEVCSNSQEGNTEAAVPAKAQVESLLAPPEELLNLSKNLTKNQNGSRSASGATTDHKTTKHTPIQGGPRENISATKRMIKDNHVLTKETSAKDCWPVSKPRTTVRNTNGRLRLKPQVPPTKTARKSTRVSMLRARTPMPTMCQYVNEHDNQCDIVYISKPITECRFDAHRSLSSSRKTARKSTRGHLCNEEYWELKTVRTLAKNSTIEASKGNCPSLIPIPPTPVTPKQALILPVSVPAIGVPVVSDIQENSKPLLLKVLPEESQDFRCSESKGELVVKPSQTCRLQETEAPSHNANSPQGESGKPRDQTITYSSKTHSVEIKDTLVSNAQAGNPIPTSAVYQTLVDSSPENAGASESTEPLRLLKECRTTQWSPSKVEQIVKERGDMEGTSSTADCPNNSEPVPTNQNQNQLLSSVDKGSSSPGSIGINTILSQECSNQHSDNTEISNTDKAMMNNIPSSPIAAAGDSGESAEVNEVQVEKSLIEQEGSSSSGQILSVPAGAVPCSVTPKEVLCPQIDSTCQDENSCNVPGGPTLELLKEPLQGADRLRSVNDPGLEKRRLEDLDKNEINHKSEKDVVIGRTSESEKHASHHKEKTLNPSKSEKRKWRKKLELASSDRCLRSQQSRPQTVTCPSDKEQPLVCADGLQVPCLNVKLLRNQGERGYKREVCVNRVALVQFPTDCFNKILLQSIIDPESRVHESLITTSEQEFCKTRKVAVKQASKDLLAKLESFEDEELIDDSSICDSTHYGQNHILEVCVDTKSSEERKVSFSIQKVGSDRDSESSNGPMDEISPANRQRSSSWKADTCKENSRWAKGSLTRRSTNFGSLHQAAKGTASKVPPGDKKVVGGSRTLRFPNLPKTEPEMAVLQEDSKCPSLNQSTGALQENEDSELLGVNDPDAPEVSRPKFLDWCSEDENQELITTLNATYENIHKAWIQMEKEVPVMQKTKSKSDRLKEIWKSKKRARKARGLYDHKISPVQKLFVTNFNLASICKWFMETTETRSLIIVKNVSARNPVETMKTKTFLQKNSMVGLFPSPQAERLKKHLKKFAVASPARNNCKTRALLDHVQRSAATGADGAGQQQQWDLSLDAGEGLAPRDLFLAKVESTSVEGGRSPSNRTAPQPSKHLGLKKPVSAWILRKYSNMRGKLHKLQQGKEQAGRKLLAKHKSVCMNPMVSPKLTSQTQLDSRGALLPTAPPKPEGKGKRKAPKNTSVKGLRKGRVKSSKSEAGPPAPPSKFTPKQLSANRKSRVEGSSVKPPVPKKTAAGGKAHVPEKRYSGLKTIARGKKLPQSRDRAKAKKVKGSSSKERQMKPTKKTAASLAKTKRGGKTDDKKRNKAATPARRKRKGEISSEATHKKKRKLNEKRDPVPNKRKRTDAK
- the LOC144500329 gene encoding uncharacterized protein LOC144500329 isoform X4, with product MHRMIRQFAAEYTSKTSTSQDSIVLTSTKDQSASKIPVLGASALNPVLSKLLMADQDRPLDLTVKKSNSESDNQDGVLDLSTKKNPCASNVSTSKSLSCSTSSILAKGNNKIPRQEAQLHTESQTSLDQFMAKLCRHHQIQFMSVLSYMRSEVSPTEEPLESSLVEDMAASNPAAVQLQSKNPEGRAGRGSALQPCTSSSQEIQTPNELNSESIEEKRPAHEEVLLVGTEASNVASIEKPTPRSCCSSGNCIKHCTEEAGFSSMSVCTTDCNQMGSVEVLQKETVNREEISDSQLDQSSNECTHISTVARIEEVCSNSQEGNTEAAVPAKAQVESLLAPPEELLNLSKNLTKNQNGSRSASGATTDHKTTKHTPIQGGPRENISATKRMIKDNHVLTKETSAKDCWPVSKPRTTVRNTNGRLRLKPQVPPTKTARKSTRVSMLRARTPMPTMCQYVNEHDNQCDIVYISKPITECRFDAHRSLSSSRKTARKSTRGHLCNEEYWELKTVRTLAKNSTIEASKGNCPSLIPIPPTPVTPKQALILPVSVPAIGVPVVSDIQENSKPLLLKVLPEESQDFRCSESKGELVVKPSQTCRLQETEAPSHNANSPQGESGKPRDQTITYSSKTHSVEIKDTLVSNAQAGNPIPTSAVYQTLVDSSPENAGASESTEPLRLLKECRTTQWSPSKVEQIVKERGDMEGTSSTADCPNNSEPVPTNQNQNQLLSSVDKGSSSPGSIGINTILSQECSNQHSDNTEISNTDKAMMNNIPSSPIAAAGDSGESAEVNEVQVEKSLIEQEGSSSSGQILSVPAGAVPCSVTPKEVLCPQIDSTCQDENSCNVPGGPTLELLKEPLQGADRLRSVNDPGLEKRRLEDLDKNEINHKSEKDVVIGRTSESEKHASHHKEKTLNPSKSEKRKWRKKLELASSDRCLRSQQSRPQTVTCPSDKEQPLVCADGLQVPCLNVKLLRNQGERGYKREVCVNRVALVQFPTDCFNKILLQSIIDPESRVHESLITTSEQEFCKTRKVAVKQASKDLLAKLESFEDEELIDDSSICDSTHYGQNHILEVCVDTKSSEERKVSFSIQKVGSDRDSESSNGPMDEISPANRQRSSSWKADTCKENSRWAKGSLTRRSTNFGSLHQAAKGTASKVPPGDKKVVGGSRTLRFPNLPKTEPEMAVLQEDSKCPSLNQSTGALQENEDSELLGVNDPDAPEVSRPKFLDWCSEDENQELITTLNATYENIHKAWIQMEKEVPVMQKTKSKSDRLKEIWKSKKRARKARGLYDHKISPVQKLFVTNFNLASICKWFMETTETRSLIIVKNVSARNPVETMKTKTFLQKNSMVGLFPSPQAERLKKHLKKFAVASPARNNCKTRALLDHVQRSAATGADGAGQQQQWDLSLDAGEGLAPRDLFLAKVESTSVEGGRSPSNRTAPQPSKHLGLKKPVSAWILRKYSNMRGKLHKLQQGKEQAGRKLLAKHKSVCMNPMVSPKLTSQTQLDSRGALLPTAPPKPEGKGKRKAPKNTSVKGLRKGRVKSSKSEAGPPAPPSKFTPKQLSANRKSRVEGSSVKPPVPKKTAAGGKAHVPEKRYSGLKTIARGKKLPQSRDRAKAKKVKGSSSKERQMKPTKKTAASLAKTKRGGKTDDKKRNKAATPARRKRKGEISSEATHKKKRKLNEKRDPVPNKRKRTDAK
- the LOC144500329 gene encoding uncharacterized protein LOC144500329 isoform X6, translating into MAKLCRHHQIQFMSVLSYMRSEVSPTEEPLESSLVEDMAASNPAAVQLQSKNPEGRAGRGSALQPCTSSSQEIQTPNELNSESIEEKRPAHEEVLLVGTEASNVASIEKPTPRSCCSSGNCIKHCTEEAGFSSMSVCTTDCNQMGSVEVLQKETVNREEISDSQLDQSSNECTHISTVARIEEVCSNSQEGNTEAAVPAKAQVESLLAPPEELLNLSKNLTKNQNGSRSASGATTDHKTTKHTPIQGGPRENISATKRMIKDNHVLTKETSAKDCWPVSKPRTTVRNTNGRLRLKPQVPPTKTARKSTRVSMLRARTPMPTMCQYVNEHDNQCDIVYISKPITECRFDAHRSLSSSRKTARKSTRGHLCNEEYWELKTVRTLAKNSTIEASKGNCPSLIPIPPTPVTPKQALILPVSVPAIGVPVVSDIQENSKPLLLKVLPEESQDFRCSESKGELVVKPSQTCRLQETEAPSHNANSPQGESGKPRDQTITYSSKTHSVEIKDTLVSNAQAGNPIPTSAVYQTLVDSSPENAGASESTEPLRLLKECRTTQWSPSKVEQIVKERGDMEGTSSTADCPNNSEPVPTNQNQNQLLSSVDKGSSSPGSIGINTILSQECSNQHSDNTEISNTDKAMMNNIPSSPIAAAGDSGESAEVNEVQVEKSLIEQEGSSSSGQILSVPAGAVPCSVTPKEVLCPQIDSTCQDENSCNVPGGPTLELLKEPLQGADRLRSVNDPGLEKRRLEDLDKNEINHKSEKDVVIGRTSESEKHASHHKEKTLNPSKSEKRKWRKKLELASSDRCLRSQQSRPQTVTCPSDKEQPLVCADGLQVPCLNVKLLRNQGERGYKREVCVNRVALVQFPTDCFNKILLQSIIDPESRVHESLITTSEQEFCKTRKVAVKQASKDLLAKLESFEDEELIDDSSICDSTHYGQNHILEVCVDTKSSEERKVSFSIQKVGSDRDSESSNGPMDEISPANRQRSSSWKADTCKENSRWAKGSLTRRSTNFGSLHQAAKGTASKVPPGDKKVVGGSRTLRFPNLPKTEPEMAVLQEDSKCPSLNQSTGALQENEDSELLGVNDPDAPEVSRPKFLDWCSEDENQELITTLNATYENIHKAWIQMEKEVPVMQKTKSKSDRLKEIWKSKKRARKARGLYDHKISPVQKLFVTNFNLASICKWFMETTETRSLIIVKNVSARNPVETMKTKTFLQKNSMVGLFPSPQAERLKKHLKKFAVASPARNNCKTRALLDHVQRSAATGADGAGQQQQWDLSLDAGEGLAPRDLFLAKVESTSVEGGRSPSNRTAPQPSKHLGLKKPVSAWILRKYSNMRGKLHKLQQGKEQAGRKLLAKHKSVCMNPMVSPKLTSQTQLDSRGALLPTAPPKPEGKGKRKAPKNTSVKGLRKGRVKSSKSEAGPPAPPSKFTPKQLSANRKSRVEGSSVKPPVPKKTAAGGKAHVPEKRYSGLKTIARGKKLPQSRDRAKAKKVKGSSSKERQMKPTKKTAASLAKTKRGGKTDDKKRNKAATPARRKRKGEISSEATHKKKRKLNEKRDPVPNKRKRTDAK